The following coding sequences are from one Pecten maximus unplaced genomic scaffold, xPecMax1.1, whole genome shotgun sequence window:
- the LOC117318311 gene encoding carnosine synthase 1-like yields the protein MLVLDKSSLPETERHLLENKTILVLGEEQINRKWIRSTLQNYGVKLILVETKPEVIPPEDVYKYIQYDFTDHTQDETHADRIAQMLTALKVSIDGCCTFKDECGPLAAYLCEKLGLTGGAGVLGAMNARYKSSTHTYLQKQINGVRQFPRTYEYTGRSVKITCEESLGSAAEMVGFPAICKPDGGAHGDGVHLIQSNEEYERVRKTFLDGNSMMIMEYFDGTEHDIEVIICRGEVLAAIVSDNGPTRKGSFVETSMSMPSCLPPTKIAQLRTAASHCCIDIGLRNGVFNVEMKFTSTGPKLLEINGRMSGNYIRNWMYTCYGFDLHWYTLVIAAGIRPPVPTEQTHVHIMGITCAWPDHEHILCKKEFGEKIDELIKTDEINFFGRKFLDPKENVNHGNIPVCNVAVVEHDLQHSKSTLLKICKDLGIQTSHFDVPTYLSDFV from the exons ATGCTTGTGTTAGACAAAAGCAGTTTGCCGGAGACAGAGAGACATCTgttagaaaataaaacaatactggTTCTTGGTGAAGAACAGATCAACAGAAAGTGGATTCGATCTACCCTTCAGAATTATGGAGTCAAa cTGATTCTGGTTGAAACCAAGCCCGAGGTCATTCCTCCTGAAGATGTCTACAAATACATACAGTACGATTTCACTGACCATACACAAGACGAAACACATGCCGACAGAATAGCGCAGATGTTGACAGCTCTTAAAGTCTCCATCGATGGATGCTGTACGTTCAAAGATGAATGCGGACCACTAGCTGCTTATTTATGTGAGAAGTTGGGACTGACTGGAGGTGCAGGCGTATTGGGGGCAATGAATGCTAGGTACAAAAGTTCAACACACACTTACCTTCAGAAACAAATCAACGGTGTTCGCCAGTTCCCCCGAACGTACGAGTACACCGGAAGGTCCGTTAAGATCACTTGTGAGGAATCACTGGGATCTGCCGCAGAAATGGTTGGATTCCCCGCGATCTGTAAACCGGATGGTGGAGCGCATGGGGATGGAGTTCATCTGATTCAGAGCAACGAGGAATATGAACGCGTCCGCAAGACATTCTTAGATGGGAATTCAATGATGATAATGGAATATTTCGATGGCACTGAACACGACATCGAGGTGATCATATGTCGAGGCGAGGTTCTTGCCGCCATTGTTTCAGACAATGGTCCTACCAGAAAAGGATCCTTCGTGGAAACGTCTATGTCAATGCCATCGTGTCTACCTCCAACGAAGATAGCACAACTCAGGACAGCAGCATCACACTGTTGTATTGATATCGGCCTCCGTAACGGCGTTTTTAACGTGGAGATGAAATTTACGTCCACAGGTCCGAAGCTGCTGGAGATCAATGGGCGGATGAGCGGAAACTATATACGAAACTGGATGTACACATGCTATGGGTTTGACCTACATTGGTATACGTTGGTAATTGCAGCAGGAATTCGACCTCCTGTTCCGACGGAACAAACACACGTCCACATAATGGGTATCACCTGTGCTTGGCCTGACCATGAACATATTCTATGCAAAAAGgaatttggggaaaaaattgaTGAACTGATCAAGACTGATGAAATCAATTTCTTCGGCAGGAAATTTTTAGATCCTAAAGAAAATGTCAACCATGGCAACATACCCGTTTGTAACGTCGCAGTTGTCGAGCATGACTTACAACACTCGAAATCAACACTCTTGAAAATATGCAAGGACCTTGGAATTCAAACTTCACATTTTGATGTGCCGACATATCTATCAGATTTTGTGTAG